The following nucleotide sequence is from Deltaproteobacteria bacterium.
CGCTCGCCGGCCGCTCGAGCGCCCGTCTCCCTCTCAGCCTACGCTGCCGCTTGCTGACTTTCCGGGCCGATTTGCGGCAGAACGTTGGGCGTCATGACACGTATGAAGCCTACAAACGCGAGAATCGCGGCGTCGTGTGCGACGGCGATCCGGAGCAGTGATCAGCCGGCAGCCCGCACGCGGGTTGATCCGCGCCGCCGCCGATGAACCGTATTGCGGAAGCGGCCGGCGCGCGGGGAATTGGTTCGGAGCGGGATGACGAGCCACGACCGCGGCGCGTAGGTGGACGGCAAACCGGTTACCGCGCCCACATTCCCTTGCGGCGGACGCAGGTTGGCGCGGCCGGTGGCGTCACTTGCCGCGGTCGTCGCGGGTTCGATGCCGAGCGTCATGCGGCGGGCCGGGCGCTGGCGGGGTTGTGGCCGCGGCCGCGGCGGTCAGCGGAAGCCGGCGGCGGTGCGGGCGGCGGGTTTGATGCGGTGTTCGAGTTCGAGTTCGGCGACGAGCTGGTCGCGGTCGGCGCGAACGCCGAGGGCGCGGTAGCGGCGCGCGACGACGGCGAAGTCGCCGGGGGCCAGGCGCGGCAGCCGCGCGAGGTCGCGCTCGACGGCGGCGAGGGCGCGGTCGTCGAGGGGGTGGTCGAGGATGTCGCGGAAGTGGCGCGCGAACAGGGCGGCGGCCTGCGGCGGCCGGAGCCACTTGAACTCGATCTTGAACAGAAACCGGCGCACGACGGCGGGATCGAGGTCGCGCCACAGGTTGGTTGTGCACGCGACGACGCCGCGGTAGGACTCGAGCTGCTGGAGGAACTCGTTGCAGTGGGACACTTCCCAGCGCTGCAGCGCGAAGTCGCGCGAGCGCAAGAAGCTGTCGACCTCGTCGAGCAACAGGACGGCGCGCGAGTCGGCGGCGCGGCGAAAGATCGCCTTGATGGCCTTCTCGGTCTCGCCGACCCACATGCTCAGGATGTCGGAGGCGCGCCGGTATTCGACGGGCCGGCCCATGCGGTGGGCGAGGTAGCGCGCGAATCCTGACTTGCCGGTGCCGGGCGGACCGAACAGGCAGAGCGTGAGGCCGTGGCGGCCGGTCGGCTGCCAGTTCGCGAGGCGGTCGGCGAGTTTGCGCAGGTCGGTGTCGGCGCAGGCGGCGTCGACGTCGTAGGTGCGCGGGTCGAAGGAGACGTCGTCGGCCGGCGACTTTCCGGTCACGAGGGTCGTCAGCGGTTCGAGGCAACGCTCGAGGGTGTCGCGGTCGACGCGGCCGTCGTCGGAGGCGATGCGGGCAGAGCGTACGGCGGTCTCGTACAGGGCCGCGTTGACGTCGAACCGGGTCGCGGTGGCGACGAGGTCGTCCTCGGTGATGCGGTCGTCCTCGTTGATGTGGCGGGCGAGGATGCGCGCGCGGCACCGGGCATCGAGCGCGCCGAACTCGATCGCGTAGGCGAAGCGGCGCAAGAACGCGGGGTCGATGCCCTCGGCGCGGTTGGTGATCCACAGAGTCGGGATGCGGTTGGTCTCGAGCAGGTCGTTGAACCATTTTTTGGACATGCTCGTGCGGGCGACCGGGCGGCGTCCGCCGAACATCGGCTCGCGCCACTCGAACAGGTCCTCGAGTTCGTCGAACAGCACGAGGGCACGTTCGTCGGGGAGCAGCCGCTGGGCCATGCGCAGCGACGACAGGCGCTCGCCGGGGGATGCGGAATCGCCGTCTTCGTCCGTACAGCCGACGGCGTACAGCGGCACGCCGATGTCGGCGGCGATCGCGCGCGCGAGTTCGGTCTTGCCGGTGCCGGTGGGGCCGCAAAACAGAACGTTGATGCCGCGCTCGCCGGCGCGGAGGGCGCGCGACAGCAGGCGGCGGACGAGTGCGACCTGTTCGCTCAGGTGCTCGAAGTCGGCGATGGTCAGGGTCGGTTCGGGGGCGAGACTGAAGAACCGGTCGAACAGGATGTCGGGCGTGAGGTCGCGGTCGACTGCGAGTTCTGCGATGCCTTCTTTCAGTTCGAACTTGTCCTGGAGCTCGTACTCCTCGTCGTCGTCGATCGTGACGATGCCGGTGTCCACCAGGCGGCTCTCGGGGGCGAGCGCGGCGACGACGTCGTCAACGTCGGCTTGGATGGCGACGGACACGACGTACGCGGCGTCGAACACGCGCGCCGTGTCGAGCATGTTGGCGAGCAGCGGCACGGGTCGCGCGTGGTGCAGCACGACGAGGAATTGCACGATGGCGGTGTCGACGTCCGACAGGCCGACGGCGTCGGCGATGATCTGCAGGTTGCGTCGCAGGGGGTCGGGCGGCCGAGGGACCGGGACCGGCTCGATGGCGCGCAGGTGCGCGCGGATGACCCTGCACAGCTGCCGGGTCGTGAGGTCGTACGGGTCGGTCGCATCGTCGCCGTCGCGGTCGCGCGGGCGCCGGCGTTGGGTGCGCACGCGGCGGCGGACGCGGGCTTCGCCGCCATCGCTGTCGTCCGCGGCGTCGGCTCCGCGGGAGGCGCCGGCGCCCGCGTCCGCGTCGCGAACCGGGCCGGGGTCGCTCACGACGATGTCGTCGCCCGCGCTTCGCGCACCGCGTCGAGCGGTGCGCTCGAACCGCCCGCGCCGCGGCCCGGGCGGTTCGAGCAAGTCGGGGTCGACGCGGTCGCATCCCAAGAGGCGCGCCGGCACCACACCGCGCGCGACGAAGTCCGCGAGGGCGCGTACGTTGCGGCGCAGCGGCGTGCCCGCCAGCAGGTTGTGGCAATAGGCGAGCGCCAGTTCCGGGATGCCCGGCAGGACGGGCGCGTCGGACACCGGGATACCGCGCAGGTGGCGCCTCATCGCCTGAAGGTTCTCGAGACTCAACAGTGTGCCGGACATGCCTCCTTTGTACGGAACGACCGCTTCGACGTGCGCGGCGGTTTGCGGCGGCCGCTCGCCTCAAGGAACGGGCGGGCGGGCCGATGTGCGTACGCAGGATGCACGCATCACTGAGGGGGATTGCTGTCGCCGTCGTGTCCGTATGGGTGCCTGCCGCGGTCGCCGCGCCGCCGCCGCCGGGGCCGGCCGCGACCTCCGCGTTCGGGCCGCGCCCCGAGTACGCGCCGGGCGTGCCGGTGACGATGGTGGTCGACGACTTTGCGTCGATCGAGCCGGGGATCACCGACCAGCGCGCCGCGGAAATCGCCAAGGCGATCGCGGAGTGGTCGGCGCGCGGCATCGACTACGGCGCGTACTACGGGTTCGGCGCCGGCTACGGCGACCTCGACGGCGCGCGGGTGGACCTCGACGGCACGCCGGTGGTGGCCGAGGTCGGCGGCTACATGGCGTCGCCGACTCGCGCGGCCTACCGGGCGTGGCTGATCGCGTCGGGCGAACTGGCGGTGGACCTGGGCGCGACGCACGTGTTTCTGGACCTGGCGTCGCGGGACTTCACGACGCTGTCGTTCGACGGCGAGGTCGTCGCCGCATTTGCCGACTGGATCGGCGAGCCGGGCTTCGACATCGCCGCGCACCTGCGGTCGCTCGGCTATCCCACCACGTCGGCGCTCGTCGCCGCGCGCGACTCGGGCGATCCCACCCTCGCGTCCGACCCGTACTGGCAACTGTGGGTCGCGTTCGATCCGGTCCTCGAGCGGCACATCTTCGAGGAGTGGGCGTCGGCGCTCCGCGCGCGGGCGGCGGCGTACGGGCGCACGGTCTATCTGTCCGGCAACCGCAACTTCGACGGGCCGGATACGTGGCTCACGGGCGACCTGTTCGACTACCTGATCAGCGAGACGTTCCTGGACGCGCTCGGCTACCCGGCGCGCGATCTGGCGTTCCAGTACAAGACGGCCGTCGCGTTCGGCCGGCGGTTCTGGTCGTGGAACTTCCCGAACAACACCGGATCGCTCAACGGGACCAACGACCCGTGGGCCCAGGCGCCGTGCAACGCGCTCGACCGGCTGTTCGTCGCGCAGACGTTCGCCAACGGCGGTCTGTCGCAGGTGTGCGGCGCGGGATGGGTGTACTTCCACCAATACGGCTATCTGCCCGACGAGGTGGCGCCGCTATACTTGTTGGTCGCGTCGCACCCCGAGCTGTTCGACCACCCGGAAGCCGGCGAGGTGGCGCTGTGGTTTTCCGAGGCGTCGGAGCGGCTCGACTCGGGCGGCCACGCGCGGTCGTTCCGCGGCGCGAGCTACCTGCTGTCGGACGCGCACCGCCCGTGGGATGTCGTGTTCGCCGCGGATCCGATGGCGCGCGACGGCGCGGAGCGGCTCGCGCTGGCGGATCTGCTGCCGTATCGCGCGGTCGTGCTGGCCGGCGCGCGCGCCCTGACCGACGAGCAGATCGGGATGCTCGAGGATTACCTGGACGCCGGCGGCGTCGTCATCGGGTTCGGCCCGGTCGGCGATCTCGACGCGACCGGCGCGGACGTGTCGGCGCAGCGGACGTTCGACGACGCCTTCGGCCGGGATGCGGTCGATACGACGCGATACGCGGGGACGATCGTCGCGTTCGCGCAGGACCTGGGCGCGCAGGTCTACGACGGCGCGGCCGACGCGGCGGTGCGCGCCGCGGCCGTCGACGCGTGGCGGGCCGCCGTCGATCCGGTCGTGCCGCCGGAGATCGCGACCGACCTGCCGTCGACGGTCCACGTGACGCGGTTCGAGCGCGTCGCCGACGGCTCGCACGTCTACCACCTGGTGAACACCGACTACGACGCGGCCGCGGGCGCGGTGACGCCGGTCCCCGAGGGCGCGACGTTCGCGGTGCCGGTGCCGCCGGGCTTCGTGGGCGCGCCGACCGTGACGCTGCTGCAGCCCGGCGCCGCGGCGCAGGTGATCCCGGCTGCGGTCGACGGCGGCATGGTCACCGCGACGCTGCCGGCGCTCGGCGACTGGACGATCGCGGTCGTCGGCAGCGCCGTCGGGCCCGACGCGCCGGTCGATCTGCCGCCGTGGTCGTCCGTGCACACCGTCGACAACGCGCTCACGACCGTGGACGACGCGCTGGCCACCGGCGGCCAGCGGCCGGACGTGGTCGACGCATCCGGCGAGATCCTCTACCCGTACTGGTACTGGAAGGGGGGAAACCACGGCGCGGTGCCGTTCGAGGTCCCGGTGCTGGCGACCGGCGCGGCGCCGATCGCGACGATCGAGCTGTGGTACCGCTACGACGGCGGCGAGGGGTACGGGCCGTGGACGCAGTACGCGTCGGTGGCGCCCGCGTCGCCGGCGCGCACCACGATCGAGACGATCTCGTTCGACGCGCCGGACGGCGAGGGCTACTACCAGATGTACGTGCGCGCGATCGACGAGGAGGGGCGCGTCGAGGAGGTCATCGCCGGCCCCGAGACCGGCTACGGGGTCGACTGGACGCCGCCGGAGCCGCCGGTGGTCACCGAGGCGTCGGGCGCGCTGTCCGGTCGCTGGCAGGAGGTCACGGATCGGCCCGTGTTCCAGTGGACGCCGCCGGTCGACGCGCTGTCGGGCCCGGCGAGCGCGAACCTATCGCTCGTGGTGGCGGACACCGGCGCGACGGTCGCGACCTGCCGGATCGCCGACACGGCGACGATGACCCGGTGGGATCCGGCCGACGGGACCGATTGCACGGGCGACTCGGACGTGACCTCCGGCGGCGCGCTGGCGCCCGGGGCCTACATGCTGCGGTTTCAGGTCGAGGACGAGGCGGGCAACTGGAGTCCGAGCTACGCGGTGTTCTGGTTCTACTACGGACCGCTCGCGGTCGACGACGTGCGCGACGTGCGGGTGACGCCGCAGGACGGGGCGATCACCGTCGCGTGGGATCCGCCGGCCGACCCGCGCTACGCCTACGCCGGCATCTACGTGCGGCCCGCCAACGGCGACGGCAAATGGAATCACCTGTGGTCGACCCCCGATGCGACGGTCACCGAGCAGGTCGTGCGGCTGAAAAACGGCGTGCCGCGGCAGGTGATGGTGGTCGCGTTCGACGCGGACGGGCGCCCGGGCAACCAGGTGATCGCGCCGTGCGTGTACACGCCGGGGCCCGTGCCGGTGACCGACTGCGGCAGCGGCAGC
It contains:
- a CDS encoding AAA family ATPase, producing MSGTLLSLENLQAMRRHLRGIPVSDAPVLPGIPELALAYCHNLLAGTPLRRNVRALADFVARGVVPARLLGCDRVDPDLLEPPGPRRGRFERTARRGARSAGDDIVVSDPGPVRDADAGAGASRGADAADDSDGGEARVRRRVRTQRRRPRDRDGDDATDPYDLTTRQLCRVIRAHLRAIEPVPVPRPPDPLRRNLQIIADAVGLSDVDTAIVQFLVVLHHARPVPLLANMLDTARVFDAAYVVSVAIQADVDDVVAALAPESRLVDTGIVTIDDDEEYELQDKFELKEGIAELAVDRDLTPDILFDRFFSLAPEPTLTIADFEHLSEQVALVRRLLSRALRAGERGINVLFCGPTGTGKTELARAIAADIGVPLYAVGCTDEDGDSASPGERLSSLRMAQRLLPDERALVLFDELEDLFEWREPMFGGRRPVARTSMSKKWFNDLLETNRIPTLWITNRAEGIDPAFLRRFAYAIEFGALDARCRARILARHINEDDRITEDDLVATATRFDVNAALYETAVRSARIASDDGRVDRDTLERCLEPLTTLVTGKSPADDVSFDPRTYDVDAACADTDLRKLADRLANWQPTGRHGLTLCLFGPPGTGKSGFARYLAHRMGRPVEYRRASDILSMWVGETEKAIKAIFRRAADSRAVLLLDEVDSFLRSRDFALQRWEVSHCNEFLQQLESYRGVVACTTNLWRDLDPAVVRRFLFKIEFKWLRPPQAAALFARHFRDILDHPLDDRALAAVERDLARLPRLAPGDFAVVARRYRALGVRADRDQLVAELELEHRIKPAARTAAGFR